The Chthoniobacterales bacterium DNA window CCTTTTCCACCGAGGAGCTGCTCGCCCGGTTGCGGGCGCTCTATCGTCGGGCACGGCCGGAGATGGAAGTGGTGCTGCGTGTGGCAGACCTCGAAATCGACCTCCGATCCCGGCTGGCGCGACGTGCGAATCGGGAAATCGTGCTGACCAACCGTGAATTTGCCTTGCTCGAAACCCTCGCCGAAGCGTCACCTCGTCCCGTTTCCAAGACCACGCTCGTCGAACGCGTGTGGGATCAACATTTCGACTCCGGCACCAACGTGCTCAATGTTTACGTCAACTACCTGCGTAAAAAAATCGATCTCCCCGGTTGCACCCCGCTGATCCAGACGATTCGCGGGGTTGGCTTTGCTCTCCGGGAGGAAACTTCATGAACTTCCGGCTGAAGATCGCCGCCTGGTTTACGCTTTCGGTTTTTCTCATCGTAGCGGTGCTGATTTTTACCGCCCATGCGCACCTTGATGGGGAACTGCGCCATGATCGCAAGGATCCTTCGCATCCGGCATATGCCCAGTGGGTCATCCATGGCAGCTACACCAACGCAGAGGTGGAAGACATCCTCGGCGAGCTTCTGCACATCTGGCTTTTGGTGGGCATTCCCCTGGTCGTTGTCAGCGCGGGAGTGGGTTACTTCCTGGCAATCCGGTCTATTCGCCCGATTCGGCAAATCAACCGCGAACTGGCCAGACTTAATTTTCACTCGCTCGACCGCGGTGTG harbors:
- a CDS encoding response regulator transcription factor — encoded protein: MRILVAEDDAKVRSHVVHALQEAGHAVDEAKDGDDALWLLKEHPYDAAVLDITMPGRDGVSVTRAARVAGCTCPILLATARGEIRDKVSGLDAGADDYIVKPFSTEELLARLRALYRRARPEMEVVLRVADLEIDLRSRLARRANREIVLTNREFALLETLAEASPRPVSKTTLVERVWDQHFDSGTNVLNVYVNYLRKKIDLPGCTPLIQTIRGVGFALREETS